In a genomic window of Rhodovulum sp. P5:
- a CDS encoding BolA family transcriptional regulator, producing MSATEEIREKLEAAFTPTRLDVEDESERHRGHSGWREGGETHFKVEIAAPAFADMSRIERHRAIHSALGPELIARIHALALTVEA from the coding sequence ATGAGTGCAACTGAAGAAATCCGGGAAAAGCTGGAAGCGGCCTTCACGCCCACGCGGCTGGATGTCGAGGATGAGAGCGAGCGGCATCGCGGCCATTCCGGCTGGCGCGAGGGGGGCGAGACCCATTTCAAGGTCGAGATCGCGGCCCCGGCCTTTGCCGACATGTCCCGGATCGAACGTCACCGCGCCATCCATTCCGCCCTTGGGCCGGAGCTGATCGCCCGCATCCACGCGCTGGCCCTGACGGTCGAGGCGTAG
- a CDS encoding tetratricopeptide repeat protein, with amino-acid sequence MRRAALTVVLSLSIPSQGLAWSDRLDCAVKAGRDINVEKIILNCGLSEEEVAEFRAWRAAIDRKLDEMAQFQRDMQDRIIAEIRTTGDYARMQAAGVTEAALIELARRVAADVADPGEAFAALRNAVEVAIRVQREAKDNPSTDAFVAEVQRRVAALSGKGDYDGASATAEEALAAWEAEQAAQRQRGIALLQTALDQDILRRVAGAAADKLMRIADLRAGGVASIDDLRRVAVPYWRSGMRYGDPMDLRLAIEVNRRTLDRAVSDLDRAMLLNDQAVFLQARASRMGGAAGAVLLRQAAEAYTAALRVPTEAEHPVQWAMTQNNLGNALQEQGIRSGGAAGAALLGRAVEAYTAALRVRTEADHPVAWAMTQTNLGTALQEQGARTGGVEGAALLGQAVEAYTAALRVRTEADHPVQWAMTQNNLATALIEQGIRTGGAAGAVLLGQAVEAYTAALRVRTEADHPVDWAMTQNNLGAALCNQGTRTGGAAGAALLGRAVEAYTAALRVFTEAEHPVQWAMTQNNLGNALQEQGIRSGGAAGAALLGRAVAAFTAALRVRTEADHPVQWAMTQANLASAEEALAEHDSTADPRPHLENALGHVEAALRVFDPEHMPWHYQNGSALRARIAAKLSALDAP; translated from the coding sequence ATGCGCCGGGCTGCCCTGACCGTTGTCCTATCGCTCAGTATCCCGTCGCAGGGCTTGGCGTGGAGCGACCGGCTGGACTGCGCGGTCAAGGCCGGGCGCGACATCAATGTCGAGAAGATCATTCTGAATTGCGGGCTGAGCGAGGAAGAGGTGGCCGAGTTCCGTGCCTGGCGCGCGGCCATCGACCGGAAACTGGACGAGATGGCCCAGTTTCAACGGGACATGCAGGACCGCATCATTGCCGAGATCCGGACCACGGGCGACTATGCGCGGATGCAGGCGGCCGGCGTGACCGAGGCGGCCCTGATCGAACTGGCCCGTCGTGTGGCGGCCGATGTGGCAGATCCGGGTGAAGCCTTCGCCGCCTTGAGGAACGCGGTTGAGGTCGCGATCCGCGTGCAGCGCGAAGCCAAGGACAACCCCAGCACTGACGCATTCGTGGCGGAGGTGCAGCGGCGGGTGGCGGCATTGTCGGGCAAGGGCGATTATGACGGGGCCAGCGCCACGGCGGAGGAGGCGCTGGCGGCGTGGGAAGCGGAACAGGCCGCACAGCGCCAGCGCGGCATCGCCCTGCTGCAAACCGCGCTGGATCAGGACATCCTGCGCCGCGTCGCCGGGGCGGCGGCGGACAAGCTGATGCGCATCGCCGATCTGCGGGCCGGGGGCGTGGCGTCAATTGACGACTTGCGGCGCGTCGCAGTCCCCTATTGGCGCAGTGGAATGCGCTACGGGGACCCGATGGATTTGCGGCTGGCCATCGAAGTCAACCGCCGCACGCTCGACCGGGCCGTGTCTGACCTTGACCGCGCCATGCTGTTGAATGATCAGGCGGTGTTCCTGCAAGCTCGCGCGAGCCGTATGGGCGGGGCGGCGGGCGCGGTGCTGCTGAGGCAGGCGGCGGAAGCCTATACCGCCGCGCTGCGGGTGCCGACCGAGGCCGAGCATCCGGTGCAGTGGGCCATGACGCAGAACAACCTCGGCAACGCTCTGCAAGAGCAAGGCATCCGCAGCGGCGGGGCGGCGGGCGCGGCGCTGCTGGGGCGGGCGGTGGAGGCCTACACTGCCGCGCTGCGGGTGCGGACCGAGGCCGACCATCCGGTGGCATGGGCCATGACGCAGACCAACCTCGGCACCGCCCTGCAAGAGCAAGGCGCCCGCACCGGCGGGGTGGAGGGCGCGGCGCTGCTGGGGCAGGCGGTGGAGGCCTATACCGCCGCGCTGCGGGTGCGAACCGAGGCCGACCATCCGGTGCAGTGGGCCATGACGCAGAACAACCTCGCCACCGCCTTGATAGAGCAAGGTATCCGCACCGGAGGGGCGGCGGGCGCGGTGCTGCTAGGGCAGGCGGTGGAGGCCTATACCGCCGCGCTGCGTGTGCGGACCGAGGCCGACCATCCGGTGGACTGGGCCATGACGCAGAACAACCTCGGCGCCGCCCTGTGCAACCAAGGCACCCGCACCGGCGGGGCGGCGGGCGCGGCGCTGCTGGGGCGGGCGGTGGAGGCCTACACCGCCGCGCTGCGGGTGTTTACCGAGGCCGAGCATCCGGTGCAGTGGGCCATGACGCAGAACAACCTCGGCAACGCTCTGCAAGAGCAAGGCATCCGCAGCGGCGGGGCGGCGGGCGCGGCGCTGCTGGGGCGGGCGGTGGCGGCCTTCACCGCCGCGCTGCGGGTGCGGACTGAGGCGGACCATCCGGTGCAGTGGGCCATGACGCAGGCGAATCTGGCAAGTGCCGAAGAGGCGCTGGCCGAGCATGATAGCACCGCCGACCCGCGCCCCCATCTTGAGAATGCATTGGGCCATGTCGAGGCAGCGCTTCGGGTCTTTGATCCCGAACACATGCCATGGCACTACCAGAATGGATCCGCCCTCCGCGCCCGCATCGCCGCGAAACTCTCCGCCCTCGACGCCCCCTGA
- a CDS encoding DUF4177 domain-containing protein has translation MGKYEYKVMPAPERGRRVRGAKTTADRFAHVVEDTLNAMAAEGWEFLRAETLPCEERKGLTGRSTSYQNLLVFRRDTAAAAKTPDSPEQIAEAAAAAVHRDIAPSPRLRLGPASQEPRLPRPMRPLGPADRDD, from the coding sequence ATGGGGAAATATGAATACAAGGTGATGCCCGCGCCAGAGCGGGGCCGGCGGGTGCGCGGGGCCAAGACCACGGCGGACCGCTTCGCCCATGTGGTCGAGGATACGCTGAACGCCATGGCGGCCGAGGGGTGGGAATTCCTGCGGGCCGAGACGCTGCCATGTGAGGAACGCAAGGGCCTGACCGGCCGCAGCACCAGCTATCAGAACCTGCTGGTGTTCCGGCGGGACACGGCCGCCGCGGCGAAAACCCCAGACAGCCCCGAACAGATCGCCGAGGCTGCCGCCGCCGCCGTTCATCGCGACATCGCGCCCAGCCCCCGGCTGCGTCTTGGCCCCGCCTCGCAAGAGCCGCGCCTGCCCCGCCCGATGCGCCCCCTTGGCCCCGCGGACCGCGACGACTGA
- the gatB gene encoding Asp-tRNA(Asn)/Glu-tRNA(Gln) amidotransferase subunit GatB has translation MLDLTYEAPKPKVIAGAKQDWELVIGLEVHAQVSSRSKLFSGASTAFGAEPNSNVAFVDAAMPGMLPVINEFCVAQAVRTGLGLNAKINPFSAFDRKNYFYPDLPQGYQISQLYHPIVGEGEVLVDMGPGVARLVRIERIHLEQDAGKSIHDMDPNMSFVDLNRTGVALMEIVSRPDIRGPEEAAAYVGKLRQIMRYLGTCDGNMQNGNLRADVNVSVCEPGAYEKYRETGDFSHLGTRCEIKNMNSMRFIQQAIEYEARRQIAIVEDGGKIDQETRLYDPDKGETRSMRSKEEAHDYRYFPCPDLLPLEIEQGWVDDIAASLPELPDEKKARFVKDFGLTEYDASVLTAEVEAAAYFEEVAQGRDGKMAANWVINELFGRLKKEEHDITDSPVSPAQLGGIIDLIAKGDISGKIAKDLFEIVYTEGGDPAEIVEARGMKQVTDLGAIEAAVDDIIAANPAQVEKAKQNPKLAGWFVGQVMKATGGKANPKAVNEIVAKKLG, from the coding sequence ATGCTTGACCTGACCTATGAAGCCCCGAAACCCAAAGTCATCGCCGGTGCCAAACAGGACTGGGAACTGGTCATCGGGCTGGAGGTGCATGCGCAGGTCTCCTCCCGCTCCAAGCTGTTTTCCGGCGCCTCGACCGCGTTCGGGGCGGAGCCCAATTCCAACGTGGCGTTCGTGGATGCCGCGATGCCCGGCATGCTGCCCGTGATCAACGAATTCTGCGTGGCGCAGGCGGTGCGCACCGGGCTGGGTCTGAATGCGAAGATCAATCCGTTCTCCGCCTTCGACCGAAAGAACTATTTCTACCCCGACCTGCCGCAGGGCTATCAGATAAGCCAGCTTTATCACCCCATCGTGGGAGAGGGCGAAGTGCTGGTCGACATGGGGCCGGGCGTCGCGCGTCTGGTGCGGATCGAACGCATTCACCTGGAACAGGACGCCGGCAAATCGATCCACGACATGGATCCGAACATGTCCTTCGTCGATCTCAACCGCACCGGCGTCGCGCTGATGGAAATCGTCTCCCGCCCCGATATCCGGGGCCCCGAGGAGGCCGCCGCCTATGTCGGCAAGCTGCGCCAGATCATGCGGTACCTCGGCACCTGTGACGGCAACATGCAGAACGGCAACCTGCGCGCCGACGTCAATGTCAGCGTCTGCGAACCCGGCGCCTATGAGAAATACCGCGAGACCGGCGATTTCTCCCATCTCGGCACGCGGTGCGAGATCAAGAACATGAACTCCATGCGCTTCATCCAGCAGGCGATCGAATACGAGGCGCGGCGCCAGATCGCGATCGTGGAGGACGGCGGCAAGATCGATCAGGAAACCCGCCTCTATGACCCTGACAAGGGCGAAACCCGGTCGATGCGGTCCAAGGAGGAGGCGCACGACTACCGCTATTTCCCCTGCCCCGACCTGCTGCCGCTGGAGATCGAACAGGGCTGGGTCGACGATATCGCCGCCAGCCTGCCCGAACTGCCGGACGAAAAGAAGGCCCGCTTCGTGAAGGACTTCGGCCTGACCGAATACGATGCCTCCGTCCTGACGGCCGAGGTCGAGGCCGCCGCCTATTTCGAGGAGGTCGCCCAAGGCCGCGATGGCAAGATGGCCGCCAACTGGGTGATCAACGAACTCTTCGGCCGCCTGAAGAAGGAAGAGCACGACATCACCGACAGCCCCGTTTCCCCCGCGCAACTGGGCGGCATCATCGACCTGATCGCCAAGGGCGACATCTCGGGCAAGATTGCCAAGGATTTGTTCGAGATCGTCTATACCGAAGGCGGCGACCCGGCCGAGATCGTCGAGGCCCGCGGCATGAAACAGGTCACCGACCTTGGCGCGATCGAGGCCGCGGTGGACGACATCATCGCCGCCAACCCCGCGCAGGTGGAGAAAGCCAAACAGAACCCCAAACTGGCGGGCTGGTTCGTGGGTCAGGTGATGAAGGCCACCGGCGGCAAGGCCAACCCCAAGGCGGTGAACGAGATCGTCGCGAAGAAGCTGGGGTAG
- a CDS encoding protein-L-isoaspartate(D-aspartate) O-methyltransferase codes for MTDAAEQKMQFLFAIRSKGVTDTRVLHAMEQIDRGVFVRGHFAPRAYEDVPLPIACGQTISQPSIVAIMTQALNVQPRDKVLEIGTGSGYQAAILSRLARRVYTVERHKRLAVEAQKRFDELGLTNVTVLTTDGSHGLPEQAPFDRILVTAAAEDPPGPLLAQLRVGGIMILPVGQSDHVQRLIKVTRTENGLDYDELRQVRFVPLVEGLGQE; via the coding sequence ATGACGGACGCCGCCGAACAGAAGATGCAGTTCCTGTTCGCGATCCGCTCCAAGGGCGTGACCGACACGCGCGTGCTGCACGCGATGGAGCAGATCGACCGGGGCGTGTTCGTCCGCGGCCATTTCGCCCCCCGTGCCTATGAAGACGTGCCGCTGCCCATCGCCTGCGGCCAGACCATCAGCCAGCCCTCTATCGTGGCGATCATGACCCAGGCGCTGAACGTGCAGCCCCGCGACAAGGTGTTGGAGATCGGAACCGGGTCCGGTTATCAGGCGGCGATCCTGTCGCGGCTGGCGCGCCGGGTCTATACCGTGGAACGGCACAAGCGGCTGGCGGTCGAGGCGCAGAAGCGGTTCGACGAGCTGGGGCTGACCAATGTCACGGTCCTGACCACCGACGGGTCGCACGGCTTGCCCGAACAGGCCCCGTTCGACCGTATCCTCGTGACCGCGGCGGCAGAGGATCCGCCCGGCCCGCTCTTGGCGCAATTGCGCGTTGGCGGTATCATGATCCTGCCCGTGGGGCAGTCCGATCACGTTCAAAGGCTGATCAAGGTGACGCGCACCGAAAACGGGCTCGACTATGACGAGCTGCGACAGGTGCGTTTCGTGCCGCTGGTCGAGGGGCTCGGACAAGAGTAA
- a CDS encoding DnaJ domain-containing protein, whose product MTKSDPFGFDISVSADKKRRTRGKRGMSGAFETSQRKCEHPGCQEVGQYRAPKSPDHLDEYLWFCKDHVREYNLKWNFFNGATEEELSAQIDKDRVWERETKPFRQSEEERAWARLGVDDPHQVLGDNATRNPGRATTGTRRLPPTERKALEILEAQDHWTKTEIRKQYKSLVKDLHPDMNGGNRSDEDRLQEVVWAWDQIKDSRSFK is encoded by the coding sequence ATGACGAAAAGCGATCCCTTCGGATTCGACATCTCCGTATCGGCGGACAAGAAGCGGCGGACGCGTGGCAAGCGCGGCATGTCCGGTGCCTTCGAGACCTCGCAACGCAAATGCGAGCATCCCGGCTGTCAGGAGGTCGGTCAGTACCGGGCCCCGAAATCGCCCGATCATCTTGATGAATACCTGTGGTTCTGCAAGGACCATGTGCGCGAATACAATCTGAAGTGGAATTTCTTCAACGGCGCCACCGAAGAGGAACTGTCCGCCCAGATCGACAAGGACCGCGTGTGGGAGCGGGAGACCAAACCCTTCCGCCAGTCCGAGGAGGAGCGGGCCTGGGCACGCTTGGGCGTCGACGATCCGCACCAGGTGCTGGGCGACAATGCCACCCGCAACCCCGGCCGCGCGACGACGGGCACACGGCGCCTGCCGCCGACCGAGCGCAAGGCGCTGGAGATCCTCGAAGCGCAGGACCACTGGACGAAGACCGAGATCCGCAAGCAGTACAAGTCGCTGGTCAAGGACCTGCACCCGGACATGAACGGCGGCAACCGTTCCGACGAGGACCGCCTGCAAGAGGTCGTCTGGGCGTGGGATCAGATCAAGGACAGCCGCAGCTTCAAGTGA
- a CDS encoding peptidoglycan DD-metalloendopeptidase family protein, whose product MAKCALPSRLSVRAVSLTLGLALVAGCSDGWDYDFRNFGGTPNDPLRLETAPRPQPDSRGVISYPNYQVAVAQSGDTVTDVAARVGLPAAELARYNGIPESAVLRSGEIIALPRRVPEAASPARQPVTPDGAIDIQRLAGDAIDRADPATSAKPTQPKGQEPIRHKVERGETAYSIARLYNVTVRALADWNALGPDLTVREGKYLLIPVAVGDQRRAAADTTEAPGAGSAAPVPPSSTKPLPKPEAATKPAAPASPKMATERTSKARFAMPADGNIIRGYQKGKNDGIDISAKAGSAVRAVSDGTVAAITRDTDEVPILVLRHPDNLLSVYANIDGIGVKKGDSVKRGQSLAKVRAGTPAFLHFELRKGFDSIDPMPYLTP is encoded by the coding sequence ATGGCCAAATGTGCCCTCCCGTCCCGTCTGTCCGTTCGCGCCGTTTCCCTGACGCTGGGCCTTGCGCTTGTTGCGGGATGCTCCGACGGCTGGGACTACGATTTCCGAAATTTCGGCGGCACCCCGAATGACCCGCTGCGGCTTGAGACGGCACCGCGCCCGCAGCCCGACAGCCGCGGCGTGATTTCCTACCCCAACTACCAGGTCGCCGTGGCCCAAAGCGGCGACACGGTCACCGATGTGGCCGCCCGCGTCGGCCTGCCCGCCGCGGAACTTGCCCGCTACAACGGCATCCCCGAAAGCGCCGTGCTGCGCAGTGGCGAGATCATCGCCCTGCCGCGCCGCGTGCCCGAGGCAGCCTCCCCGGCCCGGCAGCCCGTCACCCCCGACGGCGCGATCGACATCCAGCGGCTGGCCGGCGATGCGATCGACCGGGCCGACCCGGCCACCTCTGCGAAACCGACCCAGCCGAAGGGGCAGGAACCGATCCGTCACAAGGTCGAGCGGGGCGAGACCGCCTATTCCATCGCGCGGCTTTACAATGTCACGGTGCGCGCGCTGGCCGACTGGAATGCGCTGGGGCCGGACCTGACCGTGCGCGAAGGCAAATACCTGCTGATCCCCGTCGCCGTCGGCGATCAGCGACGCGCCGCGGCCGACACAACCGAGGCACCGGGGGCGGGCTCTGCCGCGCCGGTCCCGCCCTCCTCCACCAAACCGCTGCCCAAACCGGAGGCGGCCACCAAGCCCGCCGCGCCCGCCTCTCCGAAGATGGCGACGGAGCGCACCTCCAAGGCCCGCTTTGCGATGCCGGCCGACGGCAACATCATCCGCGGCTACCAGAAGGGCAAGAACGACGGGATCGATATCTCTGCCAAGGCCGGAAGCGCGGTGCGCGCGGTGTCGGACGGCACGGTCGCCGCGATCACCCGCGACACCGACGAGGTGCCGATCCTCGTGCTGCGCCACCCCGACAACCTGTTGTCGGTCTACGCCAATATCGACGGCATCGGGGTGAAGAAGGGCGACAGCGTCAAGCGCGGCCAATCCCTGGCCAAGGTACGCGCCGGCACGCCGGCCTTCCTGCATTTCGAATTGCGCAAGGGCTTCGACAGCATCGACCCGATGCCGTACCTGACGCCGTAA
- the surE gene encoding 5'/3'-nucleotidase SurE, whose product MRILITNDDGINAPGLKVLEAIAAEVAGPDGEVWVVAPAFEQSGVAHKISYTHPMMIAELGPRRFAAEGSPADCVLAGLYDVMTDARPDLVLSGVNRGNNAAENVLYSGTIGGAMEAALQGLPAIALSQYLGPLNFDEPLQFDAAKAHGAATVRALADRGNWDSADYRLFYNVNFPPLPADKVKGLRVGPQGYRRDASFGVEPHTSPSGRKFLWIKGGAQNLPTAPGSDAQLNLDGYISVTPMRADLTAHDCLADLKAKLE is encoded by the coding sequence ATGCGCATTCTCATTACCAATGACGACGGCATCAACGCGCCGGGGCTGAAGGTGCTGGAGGCCATCGCGGCCGAGGTCGCCGGCCCCGACGGCGAGGTCTGGGTGGTCGCCCCGGCGTTCGAGCAATCGGGCGTGGCGCACAAGATTTCCTACACCCACCCGATGATGATCGCCGAACTGGGGCCCCGCCGGTTCGCCGCCGAAGGCTCCCCCGCCGATTGCGTGCTGGCCGGCCTGTACGACGTGATGACCGATGCCCGGCCCGATCTGGTTCTGTCCGGCGTCAACCGCGGCAACAACGCGGCCGAGAACGTGCTCTACTCCGGCACCATCGGCGGCGCGATGGAGGCCGCGTTGCAGGGCCTGCCCGCGATTGCCCTGTCGCAATATCTGGGTCCGCTGAATTTCGACGAACCGCTGCAATTCGACGCCGCGAAAGCCCACGGGGCGGCCACGGTACGGGCGCTTGCCGACAGGGGGAACTGGGACAGCGCCGATTACCGGTTGTTCTACAACGTCAACTTCCCGCCGCTGCCCGCCGACAAGGTCAAGGGCCTGCGCGTCGGCCCGCAGGGCTATCGCCGCGACGCATCCTTCGGGGTGGAACCGCACACATCGCCCTCGGGCCGGAAATTCCTGTGGATCAAGGGCGGCGCACAGAACCTGCCCACCGCACCGGGCAGCGACGCGCAACTGAACCTTGACGGCTATATCTCGGTCACGCCGATGCGCGCCGACCTGACGGCCCATGACTGTCTTGCCGATCTGAAAGCCAAGCTGGAATGA